From Fusobacterium russii ATCC 25533:
AGCACAGAATATAACAGTTTTAGAAGGACTTGAAGCTGTTAGAAAAAGACCAGGAATGTATATAGGAACAACTTCAGAAAGAGGATTACATCATCTTGTTTGGGAAATAATAGACAATTCGGTTGATGAAGCTTTAGCAGGATATTGCGACAAAATAGAAATTAAAATTCTTCCAGACAATATTATAGAAGTAATAGATAATGGAAGAGGGATACCGACAGATATCCATCCTAAATATAATAAATCTGCTATGGAAATAGTTCTTACGGTTTTACATGCTGGTGGAAAGTTTGAAAATGATAATTATACAGTTTCAGGAGGACTACATGGAGTTGGAGTTTCCGTAGTAAATGCTCTATCTGAATGGTTGGAAGTGGAAGTTAAAAGAAATGGATTTGTATACTATCAAAAATATAATAGAGGGAAACCGGAAGAAGATGTAAAAATTATAGGAGAAACAACTGAACATGGAACTACAGTTAGATTTAAAGCCGATTATCTTATATTCGAAACATTAATTTATAACTATTTTACTTTGTCAAACAGATTAAAAGAATTAGCTTATTTAAATAGTGGTCTTACAATTGTTTTATCTGATTTTAGAAAGACTGAGAAAAAGGAAGAAGTCTATAAATATGAAGGAGGGCTTTTGGACTTCTTGGAAGAAATAACAAAAGACAGTCAAAAAATAATAGATAAGCCTTTTTTTGCAATAGGAAAACAAGATAATGTGAGTGTTGAAATAACTTTTACATATAGCACTTCACAAAATGAAACAATATATTCTTTTGTTAATAATATAAATACTCATGAGGGAGGAACTCATGTCCAAGGTTTTAGAACAGCTCTTACAAAAGTAATAAATGATGTTGGTAAAGCTCAAGGCCTAATCAAAGATAAAGATGGAAAACTTATGGGAAACGATATAAGAGAAGGTCTTGTTGGAATAGTTTCTACAAAAATTCCACAACCACAATTTGAAGGACAGACAAAAGGAAAATTAGGAAACTCTGAAATCGTAGGAATAGTTAATAGTGTTGTGTCAAGTAATCTAAAGATATTTTTAGAAGATAATCCTTCAATAACAAAATTAATAATTGAAAAAATATTAAATTCAAAAAAAGCAAGAGAAGCGGCTCAAAGAGCAAGAGAAGCAGTTTTAAGAAAATCTCCTTTAGAAATAGGCTCTCTTCCAGGAAAATTAGCAGATTGTTCTTCTAAAAAACCAGAAGAATGTGAAATTTTCATAGTTGAAGGAGATTCTGCTGGCGGTTCTGCAAAACAGGGAAGGGACAGATATAATCAAGCTATATTACCTCTTAGAGGAAAAATAATAAATGTAGAAAAAGCAGGCCTGCACAAGTCTTTGGAGAGCTCTGAAATAAGAGCTATGGTAACAGCTTTCGGAACAAATATTGGAGAAACTTTTGATATTTCTAAGTTAAGATATGGTAAAATAATTCTTATGACAGATGCTGATGTTGATGGAGCTCATATTAGAACATTAATACTTACTTTCCTTTATAGATATATGACAGATTTGATTCATGCTGGCAATATTTATATAGCTTGTCCACCTTTATACAAAGTAAGCTCTGGAAAACAGATAATATATGCTTATAATGATATGGAATTAAAAAATATTCTATCAGATATGAATATGGAAAATAAAAAATATAGTATTCAAAGATATAAAGGTTTAGGTGAAATGAATCCTGAACAACTCTGGGAAACAACTATGGACCCCGATGCGAGATTACTATTAAAAGTTTCAATTGACAATGCAAGAGAGGCAGATATTCTCTTTGATAAACTTATGGGAGATAAAGTCGAGCCAAGAAGAGAATTTATAGAAGAACATGCTGAATATGTAAAAAATATAGATATATAAAGCTATATTTTGCTTTTTTCTTTAAAAACATAATAAGGATTAAAGTAGAAATTTTAGAGAAATAAATTTTGATTTTTCTAAAAAAGTTGGGAGGATTTAAATGTCTACAAATATAAGTAATAGATACATAGAGGAAGAGTTAAAAGAATCCTATTTAGATTACTCTATGAGTGTAATTATAAGTCGTGCTTTACCAGATATAAGAGATGGTTTAAAACCTGTTCATAGAAGAATACTTTTTGCTATGAATGAATTGGGAATGACTAATGATAAACCTTTTAAAAAATCAGCAAGAATAGTCGGAGAGGTTTTAGGAAAGTACCATCCACATGGAGATGCCCCAGTTTATGGAAGTATGGTGAGAATGGCTCAAGATTTCAACTATAGATATTTATTGGTTGAAGGTCATGGAAATTTTGGTTCCATAGATGGAGATTCTGCGGCGGCAATGAGATATACAGAAGCAAGAATGGCAAAAATAACAAATGAACTTTTGGATGATATAGATAAAGATACTATTGATTTTAGAAAAAATTTCGATGATTCATTGGATGAACCCACAGTTCTTCCTGCCAGATTACCCAATCTTCTTTTAAATGGAGCAACAGGGATAGCAGTTGGAATGGCAACAAATATTCCACCACATAATTTAGGCGAACTGGTGGATGGTATATTAGCAATAATAGAAAATAAAGATATAGATGTTTTAGAATTAACTCAATATATAAAAGGGCCAGATTTTCCAACAGGTGCAATTATAGATGGAAGAGCTGGGATAATAGAGGCTTATAAAACAGGTAGAGGCAAGATAAAAGTAAGAGGAAAAGTAAATATTGAAGAGCAAAAAAATGGAAAATCTAATATTATAATTACAGAGATTCCTTATCAATTAAATAAAGCCTCTCTTATTGAAAAAATAGCAAATTTAGCTCGTGAAAAAAAGATAACGGAAATTTCGGATTTAAGAGATGAATCAAATAGAGAAGGAATAAGAATATTAATAGAATTAAAAAAAGGTGAAGAGCCTGAATTAGTTTTAAATAAATTATATAAATATACAGAACTTCAATCAACATTTGGAGTTATAATGTTATCTTTAGTAAATAATGTTCCTAGAATTTTAAACTTAAAGGAAATGCTTGTTGAATATATAAAACACAGATTTAATGTCATAACAAGAAGGACAAAATTTGATTTAGATAAAGCTGAAAAAAGGGCACATATTTTGAAAGGTTATCAAATAGCTTTAACAAATATAGATAGAATAATAGAACTTATAAGAGCATCTTCAGATGGTACTGTTGCAAGAGAGCAATTAATAGAGAAGTATGGATTTTCTGATATTCAAGCCAGATCTATTTTAGATATGAAATTGCAAAGATTAACAGGCCTTGAAAGAGAAAAAATAGACTTAGAATATCAAGAGATAGAAAAATTAATAATAAAATTGAAAGAAATATTAGAAGATGAAAATAAAGTTTATGAAATTATGAAAAATGAATTGATAGATATAAAAGAAAAATATGGGGATAAAAGAAGAACTACAATTGAAGAAGAAAGACTTGAAATTCTTCCAGAAGATTTGATAAAAGATGAAGAAATAATAATAACATATACTAATAAAGGCTATGTAAAGAGAATAGAAGCAAGTAAATATAAGGCACAAAGAAGAGGCGGAAAAGGAGTATCGGGACTTAATACTATAGAAGATGATTTTGCAGAAAAAATAATCTCAGCCTCTACTCTTGATACTATGATGATATTTACAGATAAAGGAAAAGTTTATAATATAAGAGCTTATGAAATTCCTGATTTATCTAAGCAATCAAGAGGAAGATTAATAGGTAACATAATAAATATCTCTGAAGGTGAAAAAGTAAGGGATGTAATTACTATAAAAGAATTTGATTCTAAAAAGGAAATAGTATTTATAACTAAAAATGGTTTAATTAAGAAAACTTCTTTAGGAGAATTCAAAAACATAAATAGTTCAGGATTAATATCTATAAAATTGAGAGAAGATGATGATATTATATATGTTGGACTTATAGAAGATGTTGAAAAAGAAGAAATATTGATAGCTACACAAAAAGGTTATTGTACAAGATTCTTAACAGACAGTATAAGAGAAACAGGAAGAAATACTATGGGAGTTAAGGCGATAACTTTGAGAGATGATGATATAGTAGTTTCAGCGATGACAATAAAAAATCCAGAAACAGATATACTTACAATAACTGAAAACGGTTATGGAAAAAGAACAAGACTTGATGAATATCCGCAATATAATAGAGGAGGAAAAGGTCTAAAAAATATGAAGTGTACTGAAAAAACAGGAAATATAGTTTCTGTTTTAGAAGTTTCTGAAGATGAAGAATTAATCTGTATAACATCGAATGGAGTTGTTATAAGAATATCAATAGATGGAATTTCTCGTTTTGGAAGAGTATCGCAAGGTGTTAGAATAATGAGAGTATCAGATGAAGAAAAAGTTGCATCTATAACAAAAATAAAAAAAGAAGAAGAAACTTTAGAGGAATAATAGAGAAAAATGAAAAAAATTTTAGTCTTGTCTGACAGTCATGGACAATTTGAAAAAATATTAAAAATATATGAAAAAGAAAAACCAGATATACTTATATATGTGGGAGATGGAATAGGTGATATAGAAGAATTATCCTATATATATCAAGGTGAATTTTATATTGTCAATGGAAACTGTGACTTTTTTGAAAAAAATTATGGGGTTTCAAAAATTATTGAAATAGAAAATTTCAGATTCCTAATAACACATGGGCATGTATATAGAGTAAAAAGTGGTTTAGAGAAGTTAAAAGAGGAAGCAAAAAAATTAGAGGTTCAAGTTGCTGTTTTTGGTCACACACATAAAGAGCTTTTAGAAAAATTTGATGATTTTTATCTATTTAATCCAGGGGCAAGTCAAGATGGAAAATATGGTTTGATTTTTATAGAAAATTCTAATATAAACTTCTATCATAAGAAAATTTAGTTTATGAAATTAATGATTTTATCGGGGGAAAAATGAAAGAAGAAATTCTAAAAATTAAGGAAAGTATAGAAAAAGCAATAAAAGAAAATGATTCCCTACAAGCTCTTGAAGATTTAAGAGTTAGTTATATGGGGAAAAAAGGAATATTTACAGAACTTTCAAAAAAAATGAAAGAGCTTACGAATGAGGAAAGACCTAAAGTAGGGCAAATAATAAATGAAACAAAAAGCTTTATAATAGATTTAATTGATAAGAAAAATATAGAGCTAAAAGAAAGGGAATTGAATAAAAAGTTGTCATCAGAAGTTGTTGATATAAGTTTACCAGGAGTGAGGTGTCAAGGAGGAACTATACATCCAGTAAATGAAACAATGAATTTTATAAAAAATATATTTGTAAAAATGGGTTTTGATGTTGTTGATGGACCGGAGATTGAAAAAGTTGAATATAATTTCGATGCTTTAAATATTCTAAAATCTCATCCTTCGAGAGATTTAACAGATACATTTTATATAAATGATTCGGTTCTTTTAAGAACACAAACTTCTCCTGTACAAATAAGATATATGCTTGAACATAAAGCACCTCTTAGAATGATATGTCCAGGAAAAGTTTACAGACCTGACTACGATATCTCTCATACTCCTATGTTTCATCAAATGGAAGGTTTAGTTATAGGAAAAGATATTTCATTTGCAGACTTAAAAGGAATCTTGACATATTTTGTAAAAGAAGTTTTTGGTGAGAGAAAAGTGAGATTTAGGCCACATTTCTTTCCATTTACAGAGCCAAGTGCCGAAATGGACGTAGAATGTAATATTTGTCATGGTGAAGGATGCAGACTTTGTAAAGAAAGCGGATGGCTGGAAATAATGGGCTGTGGTATGGTAGATCCTGAAGTTTTAAAATATGTTGGTTTTGATCCAGGAGAAGTTAGTGGTTTTGCTTTTGGCTTGGGAATAGAGCGTATAACAATGTTAAGACATGGAATTGGAGATTTAAGAGCATTTTTTGAAAATGATGTGAGATTTTTAAAACAATTCAAATAAAGAAACTTAAATAAATAATTCTGGAGGGGAAAATAATGTTAATATCGTTAAATTGGCTAAAACAATATGTAGATATAAAAGAAAATATAGAAGAATTAGCTAATGCTCTTACTATGATAGGGCAAGAAGTAGAAGCTATAGAGATTCAAGGAAAATATTTAGATAAAGTAGTTATAGGACAGATAGTAGAATTTGAAAGACATCCGAATGCTGATAAGTTGACCTTATTAAAAGTAGATATTGGAGAAGAGGAAAATTTACAAATAATATGTGGGGCAACTAATCATAAGTTAAATGATAAAGTGGTCGTGGCAAAGATAGGGGCAATACTACCTGGAGATTTCAAAATTAAAAAAAATAAAATAAGGGATATAGAATCTTATGGAATGTTATGCTCAGAGGTAGAGTTAGATTTAGGTGAAGATAAAAGTGGAATTATAATACTTCCAGAAGACGCACCTATAGGTAAAGAATATAGGGAATACTTAAATTTGAATGATGTTATTTTTGAGTTGGAAATAACACCTAACAGACCAGATTGTTTGTCACATATAGGTATTGCTAGAGAAATTGCTGCCTATTATGGAAGAAAAGTTAAATATCCTAGTATAGATTTGAGAGAATCAATAGAATCTGTAAATACTTTAATAAAAGTAAATATAGAAGATAAAGATAGATGTAAGAGATATATGGGCAGAATAATAAAAAATGTTGAGATTAAGGATTCTCCTGATTGGTTAAAAGATAGAATAAGAAGTATGGGCTTGAAACCAATAAATAATGTAGTAGATATAACAAATTTTGTCATGTTTGAGTATAATCAACCAATGCATGCTTTTGATTTTGATAAATTGCAAGGAAATATAAATGTTAGAGCTGCAAAAGCAAGAGAACAAATAACAACTTTAGATGGTATTGAAAGGGAATTAAAAAATAATGAGTTAGTAATAGCGGATGATGTAAAAGCAATTGCTATAGCTGGTATTATTGGTGGAAAAGCGACTCAAATAGAATCAGAAACAAAGAATATATTTTTGGAAGTAGCATATTTTACACCAGAAAATATTAGAAAAACATCAAGAGAATTAGGAATTTTTACAGATTCTTCCTATAGAAATGAAAGAGGTCTGGATATTGAAAACTTAGATGTTGTTATAAATAGGGCTACTGCTTTAATTGTAGAAGTTGCAGGAGGGGAAGTTTTATCAGAAGAAATTGACAGATATATTGAAAAACCAACAAAAATAGAAATACCATTAAATCTTGAAAAATTAAATAAGTTTATAGGAAAAGAATTAAGTTATGATGAGGTAGGAAAGATATTAATAAATTTAGATATAACTATAAAATCATTAGCAGAAGATAATATGATTTTAGTTCCACCTAGTTATAGGCAAGATCTGCAAAGACCAGCAGATATGTACGAAGAAATAATAAGAATGTATGGCTTTGAAAATATAGAACCAAGAATTCCGGAAGCAAGTATAGAATCTGGGAAAGAAAATATTAATTTTACTATATCTAATTTAATAAGAGATATTCTAAAAGAATCTGGTTTAAATGAAGTTATAAATTACAGTTTTATTCCTAAAGAAACAAAGGAATTATTTAATTTCACTGATGATTTAATCGAACTTAAGAATCCTTTGAGTGAAGATATGGCAATAATGCGACCAACTCTTATGTACAGTTTAATAAGTAACATAAAAGATAATTTAAATAGAAATCAAAATGACTTAAAGATTTTTGAAGTAGCAAAAACTTTTAGTGACTTCTGTGATGAGGATTTAGCAAAAGAAGAATTAAAAGTTGCCATAGCCATCTGTGGAAAAGCAGAGAAAACTTTATGGTATCAGCCAAAAGAAGCATATAATTTTTTTAATTTAAAAGGATATGTAGAGAATCTTTTTGAAAAAATTGGAATAACTAAATATAGTTTAGAAAGATCAAACGACAATAATTTCCATCCAGGGGTTAGTGCTGATTTAAAAATTGGGATAGATTTACTTGGAACATTTGGAGAAATACATCCGTTATTAATAGAAAAAATAGGAATAAAGAGGGAAAAAGTATATTATGCAGAATTTAACTTATCTAAGATGTTAAAATATATGAAGATAAAAGTTAACTATGAAAGCATAAGTAAATATCCTGAAGTTTTAAGAGATTTAGCTGTAACTTTAGATAAAGATATCTTGGTTGGAGAAATGACTAAAGATATAAAGAAAAAAATAAGTTTGGTTGAGAAAATAGATATTTTTGATGTGTATTCTGGAGATAAAATTGAAAGTGGTAAGAAATCTGTTGCTATGAGCATAGTATTAAGAGATAAGTATAAAACACTTTCTGAAGAAGAAATAGAGAAGACAATGAAAGATATTTTAAGATTAATAAAAGAAAAATATAATGGAGAAATAAGACAGTAATCTAGTTCATAAAGAAAAATGAGAGCTATTGTAAAGATATATTGTGCATCTAACCTTGTCAAAAAGATTATGAGTACAGTGTAAAATGCAATAGCTCTTTTAAATATATAATAATCTTTAGAACTTAGTGTATTAAAATAGTTATTTATATAAAAATTTTATAAAAAATCAATAAAAATAAACTTGACATATGCAATTTATAGGTATATAATTACACAAATAAAAAATCTGTTTAAAAAAATAAGATTTAAGTATTTAAAAAAAAGACAGTATTATTATAGGGGGTTTATATGAAATTCAGAAAATTATTAGTTGGTATAATAGCCATGTCTTCTTTATTTATGGCTTGTGGCAAAAAAGAAGCGCCAGTTGATGCACAGCCTGTTGAAAAAACTGAGCAAGCAACAACACAAAATTATCATATAGGAGTTATTACTACTACAGTTTCTCAATCAGAAGATAATTTCCGTGGAGCAGAAGCAGTTATTGCTGAATATGGTTTATCAAAAGATGGAGGAAAGATAACTCATGTGACAATTCCTGACAATTTTATGCAAGAACAAGAAACAACAATTTCTCAAATGGTTTCTTTAGCAGATGATCCTGATATGAAAGCAATTTTTACAGCAGAAGGGGTTCCTGGAACTTATGCTGCTTTTAAAGCAATAAAAGAAAAAAGACCGGATATAAAATTAATTGTTAATAATCCACATGAAGATCCAGAAATGGTCGCACAAATTGCAGACTTGGAAATAAATCCTGACTTCTTCTCAAGAGGTTATTTAATGGTTAAAGCAGCAAAAGATTTAGGTGCTACTAAATTTATGCATATTTCTTTCCCTAGACATTTAGGTTATGAAACTATAGCAAGAAGAAGAACAATAATGAAAGCTACTGCAGAAGATTTAGGAATGGAATATATTGAAATGTCTGCTCCAGATCCATTGAGTGATGTTGGCGTTCCAGGAGCACAACAATTTATTTTAGAACAAGTTCCTAACTGGTTAGCAAAATATGGAAAAGATGTTGCTTTCTTTGCAACTAATGATGCTCAAACAGAACCTCTATTGAAACAAATAGCAGCACATGGAGGATATTTCATAGAAGCTGACTTACCTTCTCCGACAATGGGATATCCAGGGGCATTGGGTATTGAATTTAATGAAGAAGAAAAAGGAAATTGGCCAAAAATATTGGAAAAGGTTGAAGCAGAAGTTATCAAAGCTGGTGGATCAGGAAGAATGGGGACTTGGGCTTATTCTTATGGTTTTGCATCAGTTCAAGCAGGTGTTGATTTAGCTATGAAAGCTGTTGAAAAAGGAATAGCATTAAATGATTTAAATGAAGTATTAGATTCATATAAAAAATATACTCCAGGTGCTAGCTGGAATGGAACAGTATATGTAGACGGAAGTGGAGTAGAAAAGGATAATATATTTATGTTATTCCAAGATACATATATTTTTGGAAAAGGATATTTAAATATGGATAAAGTAGAAGTTCCTGAAAAATACCTTAAACTAAAAAACTAGGATAATTTAAGGGGCTGTTGCAAATTTGGTTTTAGAAGTTTTTGCTTACAGTAAGAATAGTTCAAGAGCTTGTTCAAAAACTCTTTAAGCTATTTTTATAAAAGAAGCTAGAGCTTATTTAATCATTAAATTGCAACAGCTTTTTTATTTTTTAAGAAGGAGAAAATAAATGGAAGAGATATTATTGAAAGTTGAAAATCTTTCTAAATCTTTTGGGGAAAATACAGTTTTAAAAGATATAAACTTTGAATTAAAAGCAGGAGAAATATTAGGTCTTGTAGGAGAAAACGGAGCTGGAAAATCTACTCTTATGAAAATAATTTTTGGTATGGATTTGATAAGAGAAACAGGTGGCTATAATGGAAAAATTTTCTTTGAAGGAAAAGAAGTAAATTTTAATTCTCCCTTTGATGCACTTGAGGCCGGCATAGGTATGGTACATCAGGAGTTTTCGTTAATTCCAGGCTTTATGACAAGTGAAAATATAGTTCTTAACAGGGAATCAACAAAAAAGAATTTAGCTGAAATTTTATTTGGGAAAAATCTTAATAAAATAGATAAAGAAGAGAACTTAAAAAGAGCAACAAAGGCAATTTCTAAGTTAGGTGTTTCCATGACAGGTGAAGAAAAAATTACTGATATGTCAGTGGCTTATAAACAATTCACAGAGATTGCTAGGGAAATAGAAAGGGAGAAAACAAAGTTACTTGTTTTAGATGAGCCTACAGCGGTTTTAACAGAAGAGGAAGCTAAGATTTTATTAAAAACAATGAAAACTTTAGCTCAAAAAGGGATTGCTATAATCTTTATTACACATAGATTAGATGAAATAATGGAAGTTTCAGATAAAGTTACAGTATTAAGAGATGGAAATTTAATAAGTACTGTAGCTACCAAGACAACAAATATCAACCAAATAACTGAGTGGATGATAGGAAGAAAAGTAAATTTATCTTCAGAAGAAAAAAAAGAAGAATTAAATTTAAAAGAAAATATAATAGAAATTAAAAATTTGTGGGTTGATATGCCAGGTGAAATTGTAAAAGGTTTAAACTTAGATATAAGAAAGGGCGAAATCTTAGGTTTGGGTGGAATGGCAGGACAGGGTAAAATAGGAATAGCAAATGGTATAATGGGACTTTATCGAGCTGGAGGAGAGGTAAGATATAAAAATGAAAGACTTGAATTAAATTCTCCAAAGACTCCATTAGAAAAGGGAATATTTTTTGTGTCAGAAGATAGAAAAGGAGTAGGACTTCTTTTAGATGAAAGTATAGAAAGAAATATTGCTTATCCATCTATGGAGATAAAAAAATTATTTTTTAAAAAGCAATTTGGTTTTCTAAATGTTATGGATGAAAATAAAGTTTCAGAAAATGCTAAAAAATATGTGGATAAGTTAGAAATAAAATGTATGAGTGAAAAACAAAAAGTTATGGAATTAAGTGGAGGAAACCAACAAAAGGTCTGTATGGCAAAAGCATTTACAATGGAGCCAGAGGTTTTATTTGTTTCAGAACCTACTAGAGGTATAGATATAGGGGCTAAAGAGTTAGTTCTGGATACTTTGAAAGAATATAATAGAGAGAGAGGCACTACAATAATTGTTACTTCATCTGAAATTGAAGAGTTGAGAAGCATATGTGATAGAATTGCCATAATAAATGAAGGAAAAGTTGAGGGAATATTGGCACCTTCAGCTGATATACTTGAATTTGGGAAATTAATGGTAGGATTAAGGGGGGAAGGCAATGAATAATTTAACAAAAAATATAGAAAAAATTGGTTGGCCAAGATTAATTATTTCTATCTTTCTTTTATCTACATATATAGTTGCTCCCTTTGTAGGCATTCCTCTTTCAACTGCTTTGACTGATACTTTTGTAAGATTTGGAATGAATGCAATTTTAGTTTTATCACTTATGCCAATGATAGAATCAGGTACAGGTCTTAATTTTGGAATGCCTTTAGGAATAGAAGCCGGATTATTAGGAGCTTTGATAAGTGTACAAATAGGCTTTGTAGGCTGGGCTGGGTTTTTAAGTGCTATCCTGTTTGCAATTCCTGTAGCAATTGTTTTTGGATTAGCTTATGGTTATATTTTAAATAAAGTAAAAGGGTCAGAGATGATGATTGCAACGTATATCGGCTTTTCATCAGTGGCATT
This genomic window contains:
- a CDS encoding YfcE family phosphodiesterase, with product MKKILVLSDSHGQFEKILKIYEKEKPDILIYVGDGIGDIEELSYIYQGEFYIVNGNCDFFEKNYGVSKIIEIENFRFLITHGHVYRVKSGLEKLKEEAKKLEVQVAVFGHTHKELLEKFDDFYLFNPGASQDGKYGLIFIENSNINFYHKKI
- the pheT gene encoding phenylalanine--tRNA ligase subunit beta, coding for MLISLNWLKQYVDIKENIEELANALTMIGQEVEAIEIQGKYLDKVVIGQIVEFERHPNADKLTLLKVDIGEEENLQIICGATNHKLNDKVVVAKIGAILPGDFKIKKNKIRDIESYGMLCSEVELDLGEDKSGIIILPEDAPIGKEYREYLNLNDVIFELEITPNRPDCLSHIGIAREIAAYYGRKVKYPSIDLRESIESVNTLIKVNIEDKDRCKRYMGRIIKNVEIKDSPDWLKDRIRSMGLKPINNVVDITNFVMFEYNQPMHAFDFDKLQGNINVRAAKAREQITTLDGIERELKNNELVIADDVKAIAIAGIIGGKATQIESETKNIFLEVAYFTPENIRKTSRELGIFTDSSYRNERGLDIENLDVVINRATALIVEVAGGEVLSEEIDRYIEKPTKIEIPLNLEKLNKFIGKELSYDEVGKILINLDITIKSLAEDNMILVPPSYRQDLQRPADMYEEIIRMYGFENIEPRIPEASIESGKENINFTISNLIRDILKESGLNEVINYSFIPKETKELFNFTDDLIELKNPLSEDMAIMRPTLMYSLISNIKDNLNRNQNDLKIFEVAKTFSDFCDEDLAKEELKVAIAICGKAEKTLWYQPKEAYNFFNLKGYVENLFEKIGITKYSLERSNDNNFHPGVSADLKIGIDLLGTFGEIHPLLIEKIGIKREKVYYAEFNLSKMLKYMKIKVNYESISKYPEVLRDLAVTLDKDILVGEMTKDIKKKISLVEKIDIFDVYSGDKIESGKKSVAMSIVLRDKYKTLSEEEIEKTMKDILRLIKEKYNGEIRQ
- the gyrA gene encoding DNA gyrase subunit A, which gives rise to MSTNISNRYIEEELKESYLDYSMSVIISRALPDIRDGLKPVHRRILFAMNELGMTNDKPFKKSARIVGEVLGKYHPHGDAPVYGSMVRMAQDFNYRYLLVEGHGNFGSIDGDSAAAMRYTEARMAKITNELLDDIDKDTIDFRKNFDDSLDEPTVLPARLPNLLLNGATGIAVGMATNIPPHNLGELVDGILAIIENKDIDVLELTQYIKGPDFPTGAIIDGRAGIIEAYKTGRGKIKVRGKVNIEEQKNGKSNIIITEIPYQLNKASLIEKIANLAREKKITEISDLRDESNREGIRILIELKKGEEPELVLNKLYKYTELQSTFGVIMLSLVNNVPRILNLKEMLVEYIKHRFNVITRRTKFDLDKAEKRAHILKGYQIALTNIDRIIELIRASSDGTVAREQLIEKYGFSDIQARSILDMKLQRLTGLEREKIDLEYQEIEKLIIKLKEILEDENKVYEIMKNELIDIKEKYGDKRRTTIEEERLEILPEDLIKDEEIIITYTNKGYVKRIEASKYKAQRRGGKGVSGLNTIEDDFAEKIISASTLDTMMIFTDKGKVYNIRAYEIPDLSKQSRGRLIGNIINISEGEKVRDVITIKEFDSKKEIVFITKNGLIKKTSLGEFKNINSSGLISIKLREDDDIIYVGLIEDVEKEEILIATQKGYCTRFLTDSIRETGRNTMGVKAITLRDDDIVVSAMTIKNPETDILTITENGYGKRTRLDEYPQYNRGGKGLKNMKCTEKTGNIVSVLEVSEDEELICITSNGVVIRISIDGISRFGRVSQGVRIMRVSDEEKVASITKIKKEEETLEE
- the gyrB gene encoding DNA topoisomerase (ATP-hydrolyzing) subunit B codes for the protein MSDYKAQNITVLEGLEAVRKRPGMYIGTTSERGLHHLVWEIIDNSVDEALAGYCDKIEIKILPDNIIEVIDNGRGIPTDIHPKYNKSAMEIVLTVLHAGGKFENDNYTVSGGLHGVGVSVVNALSEWLEVEVKRNGFVYYQKYNRGKPEEDVKIIGETTEHGTTVRFKADYLIFETLIYNYFTLSNRLKELAYLNSGLTIVLSDFRKTEKKEEVYKYEGGLLDFLEEITKDSQKIIDKPFFAIGKQDNVSVEITFTYSTSQNETIYSFVNNINTHEGGTHVQGFRTALTKVINDVGKAQGLIKDKDGKLMGNDIREGLVGIVSTKIPQPQFEGQTKGKLGNSEIVGIVNSVVSSNLKIFLEDNPSITKLIIEKILNSKKAREAAQRAREAVLRKSPLEIGSLPGKLADCSSKKPEECEIFIVEGDSAGGSAKQGRDRYNQAILPLRGKIINVEKAGLHKSLESSEIRAMVTAFGTNIGETFDISKLRYGKIILMTDADVDGAHIRTLILTFLYRYMTDLIHAGNIYIACPPLYKVSSGKQIIYAYNDMELKNILSDMNMENKKYSIQRYKGLGEMNPEQLWETTMDPDARLLLKVSIDNAREADILFDKLMGDKVEPRREFIEEHAEYVKNIDI
- the pheS gene encoding phenylalanine--tRNA ligase subunit alpha encodes the protein MKEEILKIKESIEKAIKENDSLQALEDLRVSYMGKKGIFTELSKKMKELTNEERPKVGQIINETKSFIIDLIDKKNIELKERELNKKLSSEVVDISLPGVRCQGGTIHPVNETMNFIKNIFVKMGFDVVDGPEIEKVEYNFDALNILKSHPSRDLTDTFYINDSVLLRTQTSPVQIRYMLEHKAPLRMICPGKVYRPDYDISHTPMFHQMEGLVIGKDISFADLKGILTYFVKEVFGERKVRFRPHFFPFTEPSAEMDVECNICHGEGCRLCKESGWLEIMGCGMVDPEVLKYVGFDPGEVSGFAFGLGIERITMLRHGIGDLRAFFENDVRFLKQFK
- a CDS encoding DUF3798 domain-containing protein; amino-acid sequence: MKFRKLLVGIIAMSSLFMACGKKEAPVDAQPVEKTEQATTQNYHIGVITTTVSQSEDNFRGAEAVIAEYGLSKDGGKITHVTIPDNFMQEQETTISQMVSLADDPDMKAIFTAEGVPGTYAAFKAIKEKRPDIKLIVNNPHEDPEMVAQIADLEINPDFFSRGYLMVKAAKDLGATKFMHISFPRHLGYETIARRRTIMKATAEDLGMEYIEMSAPDPLSDVGVPGAQQFILEQVPNWLAKYGKDVAFFATNDAQTEPLLKQIAAHGGYFIEADLPSPTMGYPGALGIEFNEEEKGNWPKILEKVEAEVIKAGGSGRMGTWAYSYGFASVQAGVDLAMKAVEKGIALNDLNEVLDSYKKYTPGASWNGTVYVDGSGVEKDNIFMLFQDTYIFGKGYLNMDKVEVPEKYLKLKN